A stretch of the Buchananella sp. 14KM1171 genome encodes the following:
- a CDS encoding fluoride efflux transporter FluC, whose product MPTPEPGSPAKPELPYPGNAAPPHSRRDSLLDAALVAAGGGTGALARHLVMVGAPDAPLALWSINVVGSLLLGVVTGATLPRRARLTLGTGLLGSFTSYSALAAFTAGGALASALTSVVVGVLVAAAGLAVGARARSGGVPCVPQYGESQYGESQYSEPPDGPSRDGAAR is encoded by the coding sequence GTGCCCACCCCCGAACCTGGCAGCCCTGCCAAACCCGAGCTGCCCTACCCCGGCAACGCCGCCCCGCCGCACTCCCGGCGCGATTCCCTGCTGGACGCCGCGCTGGTGGCGGCAGGCGGCGGGACCGGTGCGCTGGCACGCCACCTAGTGATGGTCGGTGCGCCCGACGCCCCGCTCGCCCTGTGGAGCATCAACGTGGTCGGCTCCCTGCTGCTGGGTGTGGTCACCGGCGCGACGCTGCCTAGGCGGGCGCGCCTGACGCTGGGCACGGGCCTGCTTGGCTCCTTCACGTCGTATTCCGCCCTGGCCGCGTTCACGGCGGGCGGCGCGCTGGCCTCCGCCCTGACCTCGGTGGTGGTCGGCGTGCTGGTGGCGGCCGCCGGGCTGGCGGTGGGGGCGCGGGCACGCAGCGGCGGCGTTCCCTGCGTGCCGCAATACGGCGAGTCGCAATACGGCGAGTCGCAATACAGCGAGCCGCCAGACGGCCCTTCCCGAGACGGGGCGGCGCGATGA
- a CDS encoding sensor histidine kinase, with protein MTSAPSTPTPSAPAPAVLAATAAPAGVHATAAPTGAHATATPTRSHRTVRAMELGQHVIAAALTLVGAGRAHAAGMALPVAILCALALLAWHTAGTVFPVKPYSRKVATWWLLGFAFIWLAAVAVSPEFVWLAFLLWILAGHLLPLAWGLAFSVAILIIAVCAPILHHGSASFAHTLGPVIGGVFAFAISRGYLQLLRDASERERLLDSLTVAQQEMALLHDELARTQRESGAIAERTRISRDIHDTVAQSLSSIRLIAHTAQSGTDDVAAGRALAQVEELSGRSLADVRRIVAALAPAELENGALAAALQRMLDRARDEASLETQLHVDESLPILPTEVEVALLRTAQSALANVRLHSGASRVVVSLIDAGDAVRLDIIDDGCGFDLPSWERKSATSSSYGLRFMRTRLRELGGGLEIETAPGEGTALSIFLPLAAEAPQAATESTDATDATVEETP; from the coding sequence ATGACTTCTGCACCCTCAACCCCTACTCCGTCAGCCCCTGCGCCAGCGGTGCTTGCCGCCACCGCAGCACCTGCCGGTGTTCACGCCACCGCAGCGCCCACCGGCGCCCACGCCACGGCCACGCCCACGCGTTCGCACCGCACCGTGCGCGCGATGGAACTTGGCCAGCACGTGATCGCTGCGGCGCTAACCCTGGTGGGGGCCGGGCGCGCCCACGCCGCCGGGATGGCGCTGCCCGTGGCGATCCTGTGCGCGCTGGCACTGCTGGCCTGGCACACCGCCGGCACCGTGTTCCCGGTCAAGCCGTACTCGCGCAAGGTGGCCACCTGGTGGCTGCTCGGCTTCGCCTTCATCTGGTTGGCGGCCGTGGCGGTGTCGCCGGAGTTCGTGTGGCTGGCCTTCCTGTTGTGGATCCTCGCCGGCCACCTGCTGCCGCTGGCCTGGGGACTGGCGTTCTCTGTGGCGATCCTGATCATCGCGGTCTGCGCGCCCATCCTCCACCACGGCTCTGCCAGCTTCGCGCACACGCTGGGCCCGGTGATCGGCGGTGTCTTCGCCTTCGCGATCTCGCGCGGCTACCTGCAGCTGCTGCGCGACGCCTCAGAACGCGAGCGATTACTGGACTCCTTGACGGTGGCGCAACAAGAGATGGCGCTGCTGCACGACGAGCTTGCCCGCACTCAACGCGAGTCCGGCGCCATCGCGGAGCGCACCCGCATTTCGCGCGACATCCACGACACCGTGGCGCAGTCCCTTTCCTCCATCCGCCTGATCGCCCACACCGCGCAGTCCGGCACGGACGACGTTGCCGCCGGCCGCGCCCTAGCGCAGGTCGAAGAGCTTTCCGGCCGCAGCCTGGCCGACGTGCGGCGGATCGTGGCCGCTCTTGCTCCGGCAGAGTTGGAAAACGGCGCACTGGCGGCCGCATTGCAACGAATGTTGGACCGTGCCCGCGACGAGGCCAGCCTGGAGACGCAGCTGCACGTGGATGAGTCCCTGCCGATCCTGCCCACCGAGGTGGAGGTGGCGTTGCTGCGCACCGCCCAGTCGGCGCTGGCTAACGTGCGCCTGCACTCTGGCGCCTCTCGCGTGGTGGTGAGCCTGATCGACGCCGGGGACGCCGTGCGCCTGGACATCATCGACGATGGGTGCGGCTTTGACCTGCCGTCCTGGGAGCGCAAGTCCGCTACCTCTTCCAGCTACGGCCTACGGTTCATGCGCACGCGCCTGCGCGAGCTGGGCGGCGGGCTGGAGATCGAGACTGCGCCCGGTGAGGGCACCGCGCTGTCCATCTTCCTCCCGCTTGCTGCCGAGGCTCCCCAAGCCGCTACCGAATCCACCGACGCGACCGACGCCACCGTAGAGGAGACCCCGTGA
- a CDS encoding response regulator: MTITVLLVDDHPIVRSGLRTLLETDPHLQVVGEAATGEEALTLARHLQPSVVLCDLRLGSGMDGIQTTAQLRQLSPAPAVLVLTTFDRDAEILGAIEAGAAGYLLKEVAPEVIVDGVHRAANGDTVLTPDLASRVLRGMRAPLPKLTAREVEVLRLAATGAANREIARTLFVTEATVKSHLVHIFAKLDVDSRSRAVHVAQETGLI; the protein is encoded by the coding sequence GTGACCATCACCGTGCTCTTGGTGGACGACCACCCCATTGTCCGCAGCGGACTGCGCACGCTCTTGGAGACGGACCCTCACCTGCAGGTGGTAGGTGAAGCGGCCACGGGGGAGGAGGCTTTAACCCTGGCCCGTCACCTGCAACCGAGCGTGGTGTTGTGCGACCTGCGCCTTGGCAGCGGCATGGATGGTATTCAAACCACGGCTCAATTGCGCCAGCTCTCCCCGGCGCCAGCCGTGCTGGTCCTGACCACGTTCGACCGCGACGCCGAAATACTCGGCGCGATCGAGGCGGGCGCGGCCGGTTATCTGCTCAAGGAAGTGGCCCCGGAGGTGATCGTGGACGGAGTTCACCGTGCAGCCAACGGAGACACTGTGCTCACTCCTGACCTGGCCTCCCGCGTGCTGCGTGGAATGCGCGCCCCACTGCCCAAGCTGACGGCGCGGGAGGTGGAGGTGCTGCGCCTGGCAGCCACCGGCGCGGCCAACCGGGAGATCGCCCGCACTCTGTTCGTCACCGAGGCCACCGTCAAAAGCCACCTGGTGCATATTTTCGCCAAACTTGACGTGGATTCCCGCTCCCGCGCCGTCCACGTGGCCCAGGAGACAGGCCTGATCTAA
- a CDS encoding DUF2871 domain-containing protein: protein MQNAAMKKLLNAAFIYLILGAAGGVFYREFTRFNDFPEGGYTQLSVVHTHLLTLGFIVLLLALVLEKVFAFSRSGKLFTWFFWLYNAGLVVTVSMLTTHGCLTVLGKESGPAISGIAGLGHIMLAAGMVVFFAALRRAVLAGPAKTQQDAA from the coding sequence ATGCAAAACGCCGCCATGAAGAAGCTGCTCAACGCGGCCTTCATCTACCTGATCCTGGGCGCCGCCGGCGGCGTCTTCTACCGCGAGTTCACCCGCTTCAACGACTTCCCCGAGGGCGGCTACACCCAGCTGTCGGTGGTCCACACCCACCTGCTCACCCTGGGCTTCATCGTGCTCCTGCTGGCCCTGGTGCTGGAGAAGGTCTTTGCGTTCTCCCGCAGCGGCAAGCTGTTTACCTGGTTCTTCTGGCTCTACAACGCCGGCCTGGTGGTAACCGTCTCCATGCTCACCACCCACGGCTGCCTGACCGTGCTGGGCAAGGAGTCCGGCCCAGCGATCTCCGGTATCGCGGGCCTGGGGCACATCATGCTGGCCGCGGGCATGGTGGTCTTCTTCGCGGCGCTGCGCCGCGCCGTCCTGGCCGGTCCCGCCAAGACGCAGCAGGACGCCGCCTGA
- a CDS encoding MFS transporter: MTAPDKPSQSTPTGAEVHAHANGAPRRASHSGGDASKVVRPVDSRHAHTGREGAPPPTRRDWLGLAVLAIGLGLIVLDGTIVGVAMPTMIGELGLSLTDAQWVNSLYAVLLAALLLPTGNLADRLGRNRMFIAGLAVFVGGSVLAAAAASGNLLIASRAVQALGAALIMPSTLSTVNAVFRGPYRAAAFGVWGAVISGAAAIGPLAGGALTQWMSWRWIFLVNLPLGVLLVVAAMLVVPETRSGMKRRGVDVDGSLLSGIGLGTLVFAIIEGPELGWWVPKR; encoded by the coding sequence ATGACTGCCCCAGATAAGCCCAGCCAGTCCACCCCTACCGGTGCAGAGGTCCACGCCCACGCCAATGGCGCGCCCCGGCGTGCCTCCCATTCGGGAGGCGACGCAAGCAAGGTCGTCCGACCGGTGGACTCGCGGCACGCACACACCGGCCGGGAGGGCGCGCCGCCACCCACGCGGCGCGACTGGCTGGGCTTGGCCGTCCTGGCGATCGGCCTGGGCCTGATCGTCCTGGACGGCACGATCGTGGGCGTTGCCATGCCCACGATGATCGGGGAACTGGGCCTGAGCCTCACCGACGCGCAGTGGGTCAACAGCCTCTACGCCGTGCTGCTCGCCGCCCTGCTGCTGCCCACCGGCAACCTGGCCGACCGGCTCGGCCGCAACCGCATGTTCATCGCTGGCCTGGCAGTGTTCGTGGGCGGAAGCGTGCTGGCCGCTGCGGCAGCGTCGGGCAATCTGCTCATCGCTTCGCGGGCCGTGCAGGCGCTGGGAGCGGCGCTCATCATGCCCTCCACCCTCTCCACAGTGAACGCGGTCTTTCGCGGTCCCTACCGGGCCGCCGCATTCGGGGTGTGGGGTGCGGTGATATCCGGGGCGGCCGCCATCGGCCCGCTAGCCGGCGGAGCACTCACCCAGTGGATGTCCTGGCGGTGGATCTTCCTGGTCAACCTGCCACTGGGCGTCCTGCTGGTCGTCGCAGCAATGCTGGTGGTTCCGGAGACCCGCAGCGGCATGAAGCGGCGTGGAGTGGACGTTGACGGCTCCCTGCTTTCCGGCATCGGGTTGGGCACGCTGGTCTTTGCGATCATCGAGGGCCCCGAGCTGGGCTGGTGGGTTCCCAAAAGGTAA
- a CDS encoding MFS transporter, which translates to MTWPATAAVSIVAVALAISAVALTLFVVWERHRAKVGRSALLDLQLFKLASFSWGNITAATVAVGEFALLFVLPLYLVNVLGLTVMGAGLVLAAMAFGAFLSGAAARHLAARFGAPGTVAIGLGLEVAGVLALAGLLSADTPGWAIALPLIAYGLGLGLASAQLTATVLRGVPVHLSGQGSAAQSTVRQIGAALGTAFAGAVLSAALKLSLAPALSAGGFTGAGADALAESTRLSAGTTIAQLRAQGEAGPLGLQSVGAADALATGFADAARVSILVAALFLLLGLVGALRLRNLHK; encoded by the coding sequence CTGACATGGCCCGCCACCGCCGCCGTTTCGATCGTGGCGGTCGCACTGGCGATCTCCGCTGTGGCCCTAACGCTTTTCGTGGTGTGGGAGCGCCACCGCGCCAAGGTGGGGCGCTCCGCGCTGCTAGACCTCCAACTGTTCAAGCTGGCCTCGTTCTCCTGGGGCAACATCACCGCCGCCACGGTGGCGGTGGGGGAGTTCGCGTTGCTCTTCGTGCTGCCGCTCTACCTGGTAAACGTGCTGGGGCTCACCGTGATGGGCGCCGGCCTGGTGCTGGCCGCGATGGCGTTCGGCGCCTTCCTCTCCGGGGCCGCCGCCCGCCACCTGGCCGCCCGGTTCGGCGCACCCGGCACGGTGGCGATCGGACTAGGACTAGAGGTGGCCGGCGTGTTGGCGTTGGCCGGGCTCCTCAGCGCGGACACGCCCGGCTGGGCAATCGCGCTCCCGCTGATCGCCTACGGTCTGGGGCTAGGGCTGGCCTCCGCGCAACTGACCGCCACCGTACTGCGAGGCGTGCCCGTGCATCTGTCCGGACAGGGCTCGGCCGCGCAGTCCACGGTGCGCCAGATCGGCGCGGCGCTCGGTACCGCGTTCGCCGGCGCCGTGCTCTCTGCGGCCCTGAAGCTCAGCCTGGCGCCCGCTCTTAGCGCGGGCGGGTTCACCGGCGCGGGCGCAGACGCTCTAGCCGAATCCACCCGCCTCAGCGCCGGCACCACCATCGCCCAGTTGCGGGCCCAGGGCGAGGCAGGTCCGCTGGGGCTGCAGAGTGTCGGTGCGGCCGACGCACTTGCCACCGGATTCGCCGACGCTGCCCGCGTCTCCATCCTCGTTGCGGCCCTATTCCTTCTTCTGGGCCTCGTGGGCGCTCTTCGCCTCCGCAACCTCCACAAATGA
- a CDS encoding fibronectin type III domain-containing protein → MTHLPSGRALGTLAAVSLGIVALITPGAALAIDPTPTPAANYTGAVTGADTSVAYTAGKAQGSNKWGLVGDVETRVNDATYNYGILVDTTNNRLWVTDSGKVLYSSFGCRLSGHSGPSCQTGTPRVFVYGQSNTTAAEATNYTGNGTFSAHGASNDGIGKTWEEPADRTVIRDGIYDTNPLKHGPRGITKSGDKIFVVDSEAAAPYVEGEQGSRITFFDAAGTKQGAVGFQGPWAHKDKPGVAFYSVSAATDIDGSILINSEVSDRLVRYGADGSLLPQEDNLKLDAPTNNGVEPLRADATRFLRNPYGVAVDPVDGRRYIALVNFGDDAANNDTYRAKPFVEVRNAQNEVIQRLGAGYAPNQDVATIFPSGRTMFGPAVALEPGAQPYRHLFAWTQSSGVYEFDAAGNYQRQWGNGTTAAANKQFDHVAKANMVAAPAGQSVGTHSKVDAAVQGAVGDVRVPGYSTPRGISFDAAGHKYVTVGEGGRGARVLILGMTPLPVSELRVERGATPGAGAGAGAGADGGAGAGADGGGAGAAPGTVKLTWEQDGSAGPSRDAVRDYVVEQSVDGGETWTVVENAPSVAKERTLTGLDPHVTYTFRVSAWNEAGNGDWLVVSLPGEPKQTPSASASASTTASQSASASVSASASVSASVSVSASPSQSASASPSASASASQSASSSASASVSASTSQSASASPSASASASQSASVSVSASASTSQSASSSASASVSASTSQSASASASSSTSASASASASASVSASVSVSASPSQSTSTSPSASASASQSASVSVSASPSASVSESASTTPSVTASVEPSASATPSQSPSAAQSETPTVTPEPSLTPTASAKPSESHVATPATPKVTQSPKPAGKLARTGADLSGTAVLALILAIGGAVLLSARSLRRSK, encoded by the coding sequence GTGACTCACCTTCCCTCCGGGAGAGCCCTCGGCACACTGGCAGCAGTCTCTCTAGGCATCGTTGCCCTCATCACGCCCGGGGCCGCGCTGGCAATCGACCCGACGCCCACTCCCGCCGCGAACTACACCGGGGCCGTCACCGGCGCCGACACCTCCGTGGCCTACACAGCCGGAAAGGCACAGGGCTCCAACAAATGGGGCCTGGTAGGCGACGTCGAAACACGCGTCAACGACGCCACCTACAACTACGGCATCCTGGTTGACACCACCAACAACCGGCTTTGGGTGACCGACTCCGGCAAAGTGCTCTACAGCAGCTTCGGTTGCCGCCTAAGCGGACACTCTGGCCCCTCCTGCCAAACCGGCACCCCACGAGTATTTGTCTACGGGCAATCCAACACCACCGCCGCAGAAGCCACGAACTACACCGGCAACGGCACATTCTCGGCACACGGGGCAAGCAACGACGGCATCGGCAAAACCTGGGAAGAGCCCGCCGACCGCACCGTGATCCGCGACGGCATCTACGACACCAACCCGCTCAAGCACGGCCCGCGCGGCATCACCAAGTCCGGCGACAAGATCTTTGTTGTGGACTCCGAAGCCGCTGCCCCCTACGTCGAGGGTGAGCAGGGCAGCCGCATCACCTTCTTCGACGCTGCTGGCACCAAGCAGGGCGCGGTAGGTTTCCAGGGGCCCTGGGCACACAAAGACAAGCCCGGCGTTGCCTTCTACTCCGTTTCAGCCGCCACCGACATCGACGGCAGCATCCTCATCAACTCCGAAGTCTCCGACCGCCTAGTTCGCTACGGCGCAGACGGCAGCCTGCTGCCCCAGGAAGACAACCTCAAACTCGATGCGCCGACCAACAATGGCGTAGAGCCACTACGCGCCGATGCAACACGCTTCCTGCGCAACCCCTACGGTGTTGCCGTCGACCCCGTAGACGGGCGACGCTACATCGCACTGGTCAACTTCGGAGACGACGCCGCCAACAACGACACCTACCGGGCAAAGCCGTTCGTTGAGGTACGCAACGCACAAAACGAGGTCATCCAGCGCCTCGGGGCCGGCTACGCCCCCAACCAGGATGTGGCCACAATCTTCCCCTCCGGCAGGACCATGTTCGGCCCCGCAGTCGCACTAGAACCCGGCGCCCAGCCTTACCGCCACCTATTTGCGTGGACGCAGTCATCCGGGGTTTACGAATTCGACGCTGCCGGTAACTACCAGCGCCAGTGGGGCAACGGCACCACCGCAGCCGCCAACAAGCAGTTCGACCACGTCGCCAAGGCCAACATGGTGGCGGCACCGGCCGGACAAAGCGTCGGAACGCACTCCAAGGTTGACGCTGCCGTCCAGGGCGCGGTGGGTGACGTGCGCGTCCCCGGCTACTCCACCCCGCGCGGTATCTCCTTCGACGCTGCTGGACACAAGTACGTGACTGTTGGGGAGGGCGGTCGAGGCGCCCGCGTACTCATCCTGGGGATGACCCCGCTGCCCGTCTCTGAACTGCGCGTCGAGCGCGGCGCTACGCCGGGTGCTGGCGCCGGGGCAGGCGCCGGGGCTGATGGCGGGGCAGGAGCCGGAGCTGATGGCGGGGGAGCGGGTGCCGCCCCGGGCACTGTCAAGCTCACCTGGGAGCAGGATGGCAGCGCGGGCCCATCGCGCGACGCCGTCCGCGACTACGTGGTGGAACAGTCTGTTGACGGAGGCGAGACCTGGACCGTGGTGGAGAACGCTCCGTCGGTAGCCAAGGAGCGCACCCTGACCGGGTTGGACCCGCATGTCACTTACACCTTCCGAGTTTCTGCCTGGAACGAAGCCGGAAACGGCGACTGGCTAGTGGTCTCCCTACCGGGCGAGCCCAAGCAAACCCCGTCTGCGAGCGCGTCTGCCAGCACTACCGCTTCGCAATCCGCGTCGGCTTCGGTATCAGCGTCGGCGTCGGTTAGCGCGTCAGTGTCAGTTTCTGCTAGCCCGTCCCAGAGCGCGTCGGCGTCGCCTAGCGCCTCGGCCTCTGCTTCCCAGAGTGCGTCGTCAAGCGCCTCTGCGTCAGTTTCTGCTAGCACATCCCAGAGTGCGTCGGCGTCGCCTAGCGCCTCGGCCTCTGCTTCCCAGAGTGCGTCGGTCTCTGTCAGCGCATCGGCCTCTACTTCCCAGAGTGCGTCGTCAAGCGCCTCTGCGTCAGTTTCTGCTAGCACATCCCAGAGTGCGTCGGCGAGCGCTTCCTCTAGCACTTCGGCTTCCGCCTCTGCTTCGGCGTCGGCGTCGGTTAGTGCGTCAGTGTCAGTTTCTGCTAGCCCGTCCCAGAGCACGTCGACGTCGCCTAGCGCCTCGGCCTCTGCTTCCCAGAGTGCGTCGGTCTCTGTCAGCGCATCGCCGTCAGCGTCTGTTTCTGAAAGCGCATCGACCACGCCGTCAGTTACTGCGTCCGTGGAACCGTCTGCTTCGGCAACGCCTTCGCAGTCGCCCTCTGCCGCTCAGAGTGAGACGCCCACTGTGACTCCCGAACCGAGCTTGACGCCAACAGCGTCTGCGAAGCCGAGCGAATCCCATGTTGCGACTCCGGCTACGCCCAAGGTAACGCAGAGCCCTAAGCCCGCCGGGAAGCTGGCGCGCACGGGCGCGGACCTCTCGGGTACCGCCGTACTTGCACTGATCTTGGCGATCGGGGGAGCAGTGCTCCTCTCCGCTAGGTCCTTGCGCAGGTCCAAGTGA
- the pepN gene encoding aminopeptidase N, which yields MTYNLSRLDAAARSAFTVHSYDVHVDLTGAAAQNATTFTTTSRVRFDAPEATRTFLDCVGQSVERVVVNGTQIDPDFDGSRVFFTAAAGENDVTVTSTMVFSRTGEGLHRYVDPADSAVYLYTQFEPTDSRRLYANFDQPDLKAVFRLSVDAPTEWTVLSNQPVADVVPLTGAEVPAAVIPTGEEGAHAPAPATVGALAGNVRTTFHPTPRVSTYLTVLCAGPYHRVVTSRWEGNAERGEKDIDLGVYARASMAPYVDAELMETVTRQGLTLLHERFAFPYPWGKYDQIFVPEYNLGAMENPGCVTFTESFLAKTKATRNLSQQLTNVVMHEMTHMWFGDLVTPQWWDDLWLKESFADFMGSYATATATEFTDEWTSFCFGRKAWAYVQDSYPTTHPILADIPDVEAASQNFDGITYAKGASVLRQLVAYVGEEAFFAAARAFFAERAFGTATLKDFLDALSAASGRDMSTWAQAWLATSSPSALSVELESDAAGVAAFTVHQSGTDGPGGAPVLRPHRLRVEFFAVDDAALVSLYQHDAVIEAAATRFELPVGAVPRADLVLVNSGDLTYGLVHLDAEAAQVALEYVGTLADSLDRAVVWSALLASLRDALLPARDFVKAVLRHAPGEADAALLSTLLREARAAVERFVPAEQLDNARGELVRGHLDALAATVPGSDSQELVAKSLAAIHAPGENPVREEYVERLWQVARGQVEGLAASPELVWQALINLTSLGEDTAEAVKAHALVDPSGDGVTAQVEIEAARPSAAAKDAAWALATGAEASNDHVAAAVMGLVRTADKGLLAPFTARYYELLDTVWQDHSIAISRWLINGLYPRWEEYADNERATNAALAKDPAAGLRRLLIERLDEVARNERARQAAR from the coding sequence GTGACTTACAACCTTTCTCGCCTTGATGCCGCCGCCCGTAGCGCCTTCACGGTGCACTCCTATGACGTGCACGTGGACTTGACGGGCGCTGCCGCCCAGAACGCCACCACTTTCACCACCACCTCGCGGGTGCGCTTTGACGCCCCGGAAGCCACCCGCACCTTCCTGGACTGCGTGGGGCAGAGCGTGGAGCGCGTGGTGGTGAACGGCACGCAGATCGACCCGGATTTTGACGGCTCGCGCGTGTTTTTCACGGCGGCGGCGGGGGAGAACGACGTCACGGTGACCTCCACGATGGTCTTTTCCCGCACGGGGGAGGGCCTGCACCGCTACGTGGACCCGGCCGACAGCGCCGTCTACCTTTACACGCAGTTCGAGCCGACGGACTCGCGCCGCCTGTACGCCAACTTCGACCAGCCTGACCTGAAGGCGGTCTTCCGTTTGAGCGTGGACGCTCCCACGGAGTGGACGGTGCTTTCGAACCAGCCGGTGGCCGACGTCGTCCCCCTGACCGGCGCAGAGGTGCCGGCCGCTGTTATCCCCACCGGTGAGGAGGGCGCCCACGCCCCGGCTCCGGCCACGGTGGGCGCGCTGGCGGGCAACGTGCGCACCACGTTCCACCCCACCCCGCGCGTCTCCACGTACCTGACGGTGCTGTGCGCCGGCCCGTATCACCGCGTGGTGACGTCGCGGTGGGAGGGCAACGCGGAGCGGGGCGAGAAGGACATCGATTTGGGCGTGTACGCGCGCGCCTCGATGGCCCCGTACGTGGACGCCGAGCTGATGGAGACGGTGACCCGCCAGGGCCTCACCCTGTTGCACGAGCGTTTTGCCTTCCCCTACCCGTGGGGTAAGTACGACCAGATTTTTGTGCCGGAGTACAACCTGGGCGCGATGGAGAACCCGGGCTGCGTGACTTTCACCGAGTCGTTCCTGGCCAAGACCAAGGCGACGCGCAACCTGTCGCAGCAGTTGACGAACGTGGTGATGCACGAGATGACGCACATGTGGTTTGGCGACCTGGTGACGCCGCAGTGGTGGGACGATCTGTGGTTGAAGGAGTCGTTTGCTGACTTCATGGGTTCTTACGCCACCGCCACGGCCACGGAGTTCACGGATGAGTGGACGTCGTTCTGCTTTGGTCGCAAGGCGTGGGCGTACGTGCAGGATTCCTACCCGACCACGCACCCGATCCTGGCTGACATCCCGGATGTGGAGGCCGCCAGCCAGAACTTCGACGGGATCACTTACGCCAAGGGTGCCTCGGTGCTGCGCCAGCTGGTGGCCTACGTGGGGGAGGAGGCGTTCTTCGCGGCGGCGCGCGCGTTCTTTGCGGAGCGCGCATTCGGCACGGCCACGTTGAAGGACTTCCTGGATGCGCTGAGTGCGGCCTCGGGGCGGGACATGAGCACGTGGGCGCAGGCGTGGCTGGCAACGTCTTCGCCGTCGGCGCTGTCGGTGGAGTTGGAGTCCGACGCTGCCGGCGTGGCCGCCTTTACGGTGCACCAGAGTGGCACGGACGGGCCGGGCGGCGCCCCGGTCTTGCGGCCGCACCGCCTGCGGGTGGAGTTCTTTGCGGTGGACGACGCTGCCCTGGTTTCCCTGTACCAGCACGACGCCGTCATCGAGGCGGCCGCTACGCGTTTCGAGCTGCCTGTTGGCGCGGTGCCGCGCGCGGACCTGGTGCTGGTCAACTCCGGTGACCTGACCTACGGGCTGGTGCACCTGGACGCCGAGGCGGCGCAGGTGGCCCTGGAGTACGTGGGGACGCTGGCCGATTCGCTGGACCGCGCGGTGGTGTGGTCGGCGCTGCTGGCGAGCCTGCGCGACGCTCTGTTGCCGGCCCGCGACTTCGTGAAGGCGGTGCTGCGCCACGCCCCGGGGGAGGCCGACGCCGCCCTGCTCTCCACGCTGCTGCGCGAGGCGCGCGCGGCCGTGGAGCGTTTTGTGCCGGCCGAGCAGCTGGACAACGCGCGCGGCGAACTGGTGCGCGGCCACCTGGACGCCCTGGCGGCGACCGTGCCGGGCAGCGACTCGCAGGAGCTGGTGGCCAAGTCCCTGGCGGCGATCCACGCACCGGGCGAGAACCCTGTGCGTGAGGAGTACGTGGAGCGGCTGTGGCAGGTCGCGCGCGGCCAGGTGGAGGGCCTGGCGGCCAGCCCGGAGCTGGTGTGGCAGGCGCTGATCAACCTGACCAGCCTGGGTGAGGACACTGCGGAGGCGGTAAAGGCGCACGCCCTGGTCGATCCGTCGGGCGACGGCGTTACCGCGCAGGTGGAGATCGAGGCCGCCCGCCCCTCGGCGGCCGCCAAGGACGCCGCGTGGGCGCTGGCCACCGGGGCAGAGGCCTCCAACGACCACGTGGCCGCCGCCGTCATGGGCCTGGTGCGCACCGCAGACAAGGGGCTGCTGGCCCCGTTCACGGCGCGCTACTACGAGCTGCTGGACACCGTGTGGCAGGACCACTCCATCGCCATCTCCCGCTGGCTCATCAACGGGCTCTACCCGCGCTGGGAGGAGTACGCGGACAACGAGCGCGCCACAAACGCGGCCCTGGCGAAGGACCCGGCGGCCGGGCTGCGCCGCCTGCTGATCGAGCGCCTCGATGAGGTGGCCCGCAACGAGCGCGCACGCCAGGCGGCCCGGTAA
- a CDS encoding DUF881 domain-containing protein, which yields MVHLRGRELSVLREIMDNPIASEAEHGALAARRVYEKPASLPVRVLIVIGCALATAVSIWAAKGLIPVIDARQATNGHLLMEIESAQDHQENLVRGRDLAAQELESERERVLTAAGYEAPPPALQIAAATSQVEGPGISVTFTATSQVEAKMRDRELSLLVNYLFAAGGEAISINGHRLGTTAAIRAAGGAILVNLQPLLPPYRVEAIGDATALQGALVDGESGKLLLDLRGRGIQVDVVPEPELRLPAAPIPNLDDTRTGKDS from the coding sequence ATGGTGCACTTGCGCGGACGCGAACTGTCCGTTCTGCGCGAGATCATGGACAATCCGATCGCGTCGGAGGCCGAGCACGGCGCGTTGGCGGCCCGGCGCGTCTACGAAAAGCCGGCCTCTCTGCCGGTTCGCGTCCTGATCGTGATTGGCTGCGCCCTGGCCACGGCCGTTTCCATCTGGGCCGCCAAGGGCCTCATACCGGTGATCGACGCCCGCCAGGCCACCAACGGCCACCTGCTCATGGAGATTGAGTCCGCCCAGGATCACCAGGAGAACCTGGTCAGGGGCCGTGACCTGGCCGCGCAGGAGCTGGAGAGCGAGCGCGAACGCGTGCTGACCGCCGCCGGCTACGAGGCCCCGCCGCCGGCGCTGCAGATCGCTGCGGCGACGTCGCAGGTGGAGGGCCCGGGCATCTCCGTCACCTTCACCGCCACCAGCCAGGTCGAGGCCAAGATGCGCGACCGCGAACTCTCCCTACTGGTCAACTACCTGTTCGCGGCGGGCGGGGAGGCGATCTCCATCAACGGCCACCGCCTGGGCACCACCGCCGCGATCCGCGCGGCCGGCGGCGCGATCCTGGTCAACCTGCAGCCGCTGCTACCGCCCTACCGGGTGGAGGCGATCGGCGACGCCACCGCCCTCCAGGGCGCGCTGGTGGACGGAGAGAGCGGCAAGCTGCTGCTGGATTTGCGTGGGCGCGGCATCCAGGTGGACGTGGTGCCCGAACCCGAGCTGCGCCTGCCCGCCGCCCCCATCCCCAACCTGGACGACACCCGCACCGGAAAGGACAGCTAA